The following proteins are co-located in the Phragmites australis chromosome 10, lpPhrAust1.1, whole genome shotgun sequence genome:
- the LOC133883229 gene encoding uncharacterized protein LOC133883229, with protein MDCQSTTQLGSVGSSGAAMQEYHYAGGGQPQQAVDDAFLMELLEDAPAADQPPEDADRLSHVIRSLEAEIGGGSPAAPAPVRDGCESTTEHWTSDVDVGLEDMLSGLDSLIGPCAAEGAPFEYWTEVPPAVGHDMGGWYADGDGIMVGYEFREQCYYTYGESPAVEQVYSPLWE; from the coding sequence ATGGATTGCCAGAGCACGACGCAGCTGGGAAGCGTTGGCAGCAGCGGCGCTGCTATGCAGGAGTACCACTACGCTGGCGGCGGGCAGCCGCAGCAGGCCGTCGACGACGCGTTTCTCATGGAGCTGCTGGAGGACGCGCCGGCGGCAGACCAGCCGCCGGAGGACGCCGACCGGCTGAGCCACGTCATTCGGTCCCTCGAGGCCGAGATCGGCGGCGGGTCGCCCgctgcgccggcgccggtgaGGGACGGCTGCGAGAGCACGACGGAGCACTGGACGAGCGACGTCGACGTTGGACTGGAGGACATGCTGTCGGGCCTCGACAGCCTTATTGGCCCATGCGCGGCCGAGGGGGCGCCGTTCGAGTACTGGACGGAGGTTCCGCCGGCGGTGGGGCACGACATGGGTGGCTGGtacgccgatggcgacggcatCATGGTTGGGTACGAGTTCAGAGAGCAGTGTTATTACACCTACGGTGAGAGCCCAGCCGTGGAGCAAGTGTACAGCCCCTTGTGGGAATGA